From Mycolicibacterium cosmeticum, a single genomic window includes:
- a CDS encoding DUF6131 family protein — protein sequence MIVLGIILIAIGYLLPVPAIIATIGWIVLVVGLVLLVLGQVGRPVGGRKVWY from the coding sequence GTGATCGTCCTCGGCATCATCCTCATCGCGATCGGCTATTTGTTGCCGGTCCCCGCCATCATCGCCACCATCGGCTGGATCGTCCTGGTCGTCGGCCTGGTGCTGTTGGTGCTCGGCCAGGTCGGGCGCCCCGTCGGCGGACGCAAAGTCTGGTACTAG
- a CDS encoding SDR family oxidoreductase: MPRAQYDIPMPDLSGKRAVVTGASDGIGLGIATRLAGAGAEVIMPVRNPDKGRIAVAGIRKRYPHAKVTLEDLDLSALASVTALADKLRAEGAPIHLLVNNAGVMTPPDLQRTADGFELQFGTNHLGHFALTGRLLPLLKAGRARVTSQTSVAAKRGAINWDDLNWERSYDGMAAYRQSKIACGLFGLELSRRSQAAGWGISSNISHPGVAPTSLLAARPEVGRARDTLGVRVIRRLSALGLMVGTVDSAQLPALLAATAGRDGGFYGPQWPGNAGGPPGEHALWKPLCDTASAARLWAVSEELTGVVVS; encoded by the coding sequence ATGCCCCGCGCCCAGTACGACATTCCCATGCCCGACCTCTCCGGCAAGCGAGCGGTGGTGACCGGCGCGAGCGACGGTATCGGACTGGGCATCGCCACGAGGCTGGCCGGGGCAGGCGCCGAGGTGATCATGCCGGTCCGCAACCCGGACAAGGGCCGGATCGCCGTGGCCGGTATTCGCAAGCGGTATCCGCACGCCAAGGTGACGTTGGAGGACCTCGACCTGTCCGCCCTGGCGTCGGTGACTGCGCTCGCCGACAAGCTGCGCGCCGAGGGAGCCCCGATACATCTGCTCGTCAACAACGCCGGGGTGATGACCCCGCCGGATCTCCAGCGCACCGCCGACGGGTTCGAGCTGCAGTTCGGGACGAATCACCTTGGGCACTTCGCGTTGACCGGGCGCCTGCTGCCGCTGCTGAAAGCCGGGCGGGCGCGGGTCACCTCCCAGACCAGCGTGGCCGCCAAGCGCGGTGCGATCAACTGGGACGACCTCAACTGGGAACGCAGCTACGACGGCATGGCCGCGTACCGGCAGTCGAAGATCGCGTGCGGGCTGTTCGGCCTGGAACTCAGCCGCCGCAGTCAAGCGGCCGGTTGGGGAATCAGCAGCAACATCTCACATCCCGGCGTGGCGCCGACCAGCTTGCTCGCGGCGCGTCCCGAGGTCGGGCGGGCCCGGGACACGTTGGGGGTCCGGGTGATTCGGCGACTGTCGGCGCTGGGGCTGATGGTGGGAACCGTGGACAGCGCCCAGCTGCCTGCGCTGCTGGCCGCCACCGCGGGCCGCGACGGCGGGTTCTACGGGCCGCAGTGGCCGGGCAACGCCGGCGGTCCGCCTGGCGAGCACGCACTGTGGAAGCCGTTGTGCGACACCGCCAGCGCCGCACGGTTGTGGGCGGTGTCGGAGGAACTGACGGGTGTGGTGGTCAGCTGA
- a CDS encoding PPE domain-containing protein gives MAGYLRVDADSLQGDGRDLAALGDAPQKESCPAPAGDPVSTSMAFALTGHDENLCDKLAYAKLVREHGGAIVTAAGVMFEVADDHGALQISRVEVDHQSRPASAAAAAMPALPPQPPQPPRANIPAVLDQSMEPEAFAGAIHSGQGSGRVRDFSTHWRKGADNVTYIGDRTTHVADSIDEHWPDSSSNAASNVRDHGRWMRSASEWGDRLSKAAESAAAAYDYARTDTPTPAEFADARKDVENAQRIGSLAGYIAARVKFEELKDKAKTAGTDYEARIKTAVASVGNPIVPPPLIAKSATIPHELVKGPGEWTTKSRRGGEWRDFEQQATGYPSGMEYEVPRDGGPPLAFDGFEPDAGPNGLLVEAKGKGYDWMIGSDGKFKPNMQAAEVISNELTRQFQVSQQTGIPVEWRVAEPRLAEVVENMIDDAGYGSRIHVVVVPAA, from the coding sequence TTGGCGGGCTATCTGCGGGTCGATGCTGACTCGCTTCAGGGGGACGGTCGTGATCTCGCGGCGTTGGGAGACGCTCCGCAGAAGGAGAGCTGTCCAGCGCCGGCCGGCGACCCGGTGTCGACCAGCATGGCGTTCGCTCTCACGGGCCACGACGAGAATCTCTGCGACAAACTTGCTTACGCCAAACTCGTCCGCGAGCATGGCGGGGCGATCGTGACTGCTGCGGGCGTGATGTTCGAGGTAGCTGATGACCATGGCGCTCTCCAGATCAGCCGAGTCGAGGTGGACCACCAGAGCCGCCCCGCCTCCGCGGCAGCGGCCGCTATGCCTGCGCTGCCGCCGCAACCTCCGCAGCCGCCGCGTGCCAACATTCCAGCCGTATTGGACCAGTCGATGGAACCAGAGGCATTCGCCGGTGCAATCCATTCCGGTCAAGGGTCCGGTCGCGTCCGCGATTTCTCGACTCATTGGCGTAAAGGCGCAGACAACGTCACCTATATCGGTGATCGCACCACGCACGTCGCCGACTCGATCGACGAACACTGGCCCGACAGCTCCAGCAATGCCGCCAGCAACGTACGCGATCATGGACGATGGATGCGATCCGCGTCCGAATGGGGCGACCGGCTCTCGAAGGCCGCCGAATCCGCCGCGGCGGCATACGACTACGCGCGAACCGACACGCCTACTCCAGCCGAGTTCGCTGATGCCCGCAAGGACGTGGAGAACGCCCAGCGGATCGGTTCACTCGCCGGCTACATCGCGGCCCGCGTGAAGTTCGAAGAACTCAAGGATAAGGCGAAGACAGCCGGCACCGATTACGAAGCGAGGATCAAGACCGCCGTCGCTTCCGTTGGTAACCCTATCGTTCCGCCGCCATTGATCGCCAAGAGCGCCACGATTCCCCACGAACTGGTGAAAGGTCCCGGTGAGTGGACGACAAAATCGCGGCGCGGTGGTGAGTGGCGTGACTTCGAGCAGCAGGCCACAGGCTATCCGTCCGGGATGGAATACGAAGTGCCTCGCGACGGTGGCCCTCCGCTTGCATTTGATGGATTCGAGCCTGACGCCGGTCCCAATGGTCTGCTGGTCGAAGCGAAAGGCAAAGGGTACGACTGGATGATCGGATCCGACGGCAAGTTCAAGCCGAACATGCAGGCGGCTGAGGTTATTTCGAACGAGCTCACTCGCCAGTTCCAGGTGTCGCAACAGACCGGGATCCCGGTTGAATGGCGGGTTGCTGAGCCGAGATTGGCTGAAGTGGTAGAAAACATGATCGATGACGCGGGCTACGGTAGCCGGATCCACGTCGTCGTGGTACCGGCAGCGTGA
- a CDS encoding helix-turn-helix transcriptional regulator — protein sequence MIDRAGLAEFLTRRRAAMQPEDVGLPRGRRRRTSGLRREEVAALCHMSADYYARLERQRGPQPSAQMIASIAQGLHLSRDERDHLFRLAGHQPPDRGAGTDHISPGMLRIFDRLTDTPAEIVTELGETLRQTPLGVALVGDLCRYTGPSRSIGYRWFADPGARDIYPPEDHEFYSRMYVSGLRAVLARRGPGSKAAGLAELLSAESDEFRMLWDAHEIGIKPREIKRYRHPEVGRLELNCQVLLDPEESHSLLVYTAAPGSESYEKLQLLSVIGAPSTV from the coding sequence GTGATCGATCGGGCGGGATTGGCGGAGTTCCTCACGCGCAGGCGCGCGGCGATGCAGCCGGAGGATGTCGGGCTGCCCCGCGGGCGGCGCCGTCGCACCAGTGGGTTGCGCCGCGAGGAAGTCGCCGCGCTGTGCCACATGTCGGCCGACTACTACGCACGCCTGGAACGGCAACGCGGCCCGCAGCCGTCGGCGCAGATGATCGCCTCGATCGCGCAAGGGCTTCACCTGTCCCGGGACGAGCGCGACCACCTCTTCCGGCTGGCCGGTCACCAGCCACCCGACCGCGGCGCCGGTACCGACCACATCAGCCCGGGCATGCTGCGGATCTTCGACCGGCTCACCGACACCCCCGCCGAGATCGTCACCGAATTGGGGGAGACGTTGCGGCAAACCCCGCTGGGCGTCGCGCTCGTCGGCGATCTGTGCCGGTACACCGGCCCGTCCCGCAGCATCGGCTACCGGTGGTTCGCCGACCCCGGCGCACGCGACATCTATCCACCCGAGGATCACGAGTTCTACTCGCGCATGTACGTTTCGGGGCTCCGGGCCGTGCTCGCCCGGCGCGGCCCCGGGTCGAAGGCCGCCGGGCTCGCCGAACTTCTCAGCGCAGAGAGCGACGAGTTCCGGATGCTGTGGGACGCACACGAGATCGGTATCAAGCCGCGTGAGATCAAGCGCTACCGGCATCCCGAGGTGGGCCGACTCGAGCTGAACTGCCAGGTCCTTCTCGACCCCGAGGAGTCACATTCGCTGCTGGTCTACACCGCCGCGCCGGGCAGCGAGAGCTACGAGAAGCTGCAACTGTTGTCGGTGATCGGTGCACCGTCGACGGTGTGA
- a CDS encoding hemerythrin domain-containing protein, translating into MNSSARSAQQTTVPDLSGITMAHRAMIADVGRLAALLDAVAQGTYTCSHPKDVDRYIRLLCDSIHHHHTVEDEVLWPIVTASAGSFVDLSELVDDHAALDPQLDRIRALSTAFRTAPGQPTAAPLAAALADLHQLVCEHISDEERTVFAVIRDHVSVADWAVVEKAAKRAGKMSFDGPRVMNVATAEEFAAAAAAANPLLIAFIKLMMRRHNRFERRVFG; encoded by the coding sequence ATGAACAGTTCCGCACGATCAGCCCAACAGACCACCGTCCCCGACCTGTCCGGTATCACGATGGCGCACCGCGCGATGATCGCCGACGTCGGGCGGCTGGCCGCGCTGCTGGATGCCGTCGCCCAAGGCACTTACACCTGCTCCCACCCCAAGGACGTCGACCGCTACATCCGGTTGCTGTGCGATTCCATCCACCATCACCACACCGTGGAGGACGAGGTGCTCTGGCCGATCGTGACGGCGTCGGCGGGCAGCTTCGTCGACCTGTCCGAGCTTGTCGACGACCATGCCGCACTGGACCCCCAGCTCGATCGCATCCGGGCGCTGTCCACCGCGTTCCGCACGGCACCGGGCCAGCCCACCGCGGCTCCCCTGGCGGCCGCCCTGGCCGACCTGCACCAGTTGGTGTGTGAGCACATCTCCGATGAGGAGCGAACGGTGTTCGCGGTGATCCGCGACCACGTGTCGGTGGCCGACTGGGCGGTGGTCGAAAAGGCCGCGAAGCGCGCCGGCAAGATGTCGTTCGACGGTCCGCGCGTCATGAACGTGGCGACCGCGGAGGAGTTCGCCGCGGCCGCGGCCGCGGCCAACCCGCTGCTGATCGCCTTCATCAAGCTGATGATGCGCCGGCACAACCGTTTCGAACGCCGGGTTTTCGGCTAG
- a CDS encoding MFS transporter has protein sequence MSSVTEGDCGREEQIEHCTAPQKSKLPAEVWVLITANAVIALGYGVVAPVLPQYARNFGVSISAATFVITAFALMRLCAAPASGIFVQKLGERRVYLTGLLIVAVSTGACAFAQTYWQLLVFRSLGGFGSAMFTVSSLGLMIRISPENARGRVAGMFSSAFLVGSVGGPVLGALTAGLGLSAPFAIYGVALLVAAAVVWVSLRHSPLAAPAERDGPTVTVRTVVRNRAYLAAMFSNFATGWSVFGLRVALVPLFVTEVLDRGPRMAGLALAVFAVGNVAAVIPSGHLSDRVGRRVPLITGLAVSGVATLLVGLTSSLTLFMAAAFVAGAAAGVFTSPQQAAVADIVGSKARAGTAVAAYQMMSDVGSIIGSLAVGQIAQYVSFGSAFVISGVILLVAALAWVFAPETRGMAAQEHTPARPLGPEAGGELP, from the coding sequence GTGAGTTCTGTTACGGAGGGCGACTGCGGACGCGAGGAGCAAATCGAGCACTGTACGGCGCCCCAGAAGTCCAAGCTGCCCGCTGAAGTCTGGGTCCTGATCACCGCCAATGCGGTGATCGCCCTGGGGTATGGCGTCGTCGCGCCGGTGCTTCCGCAGTACGCCCGCAACTTCGGCGTCAGCATCAGCGCCGCGACGTTCGTCATCACCGCCTTCGCGTTGATGCGGCTGTGCGCGGCGCCGGCGTCGGGCATCTTCGTGCAGAAGCTGGGGGAGCGGCGGGTCTACCTCACCGGCCTACTGATCGTCGCGGTGTCCACCGGGGCGTGTGCGTTCGCGCAGACGTATTGGCAACTGCTGGTGTTCCGGTCGCTCGGCGGGTTCGGGTCGGCGATGTTCACGGTGTCCTCGCTCGGGCTGATGATCCGCATCTCGCCGGAGAACGCCCGCGGCCGGGTGGCCGGCATGTTCTCCAGCGCGTTCCTGGTCGGATCGGTCGGCGGGCCGGTGCTGGGTGCGCTGACCGCCGGGCTGGGACTGTCCGCGCCGTTCGCCATCTACGGAGTGGCGCTGCTGGTGGCCGCCGCGGTGGTCTGGGTCAGCCTGCGGCATTCCCCGCTCGCGGCGCCGGCCGAACGGGACGGGCCGACGGTGACGGTGCGGACGGTAGTGCGCAACCGGGCCTACCTGGCGGCGATGTTCTCCAACTTCGCCACCGGCTGGTCGGTGTTCGGGTTACGGGTCGCGTTGGTCCCGCTGTTCGTCACCGAGGTGCTCGACCGGGGGCCGCGGATGGCGGGGCTGGCGCTGGCGGTGTTCGCGGTCGGCAACGTCGCGGCGGTGATCCCCAGCGGTCACCTGTCCGACCGGGTGGGCCGTCGGGTGCCGTTGATCACGGGGCTCGCGGTGTCCGGGGTGGCCACCCTGCTGGTCGGGCTGACGTCGTCGCTGACGTTGTTCATGGCGGCCGCGTTCGTCGCCGGGGCGGCCGCCGGGGTGTTCACCTCACCGCAGCAGGCCGCGGTGGCCGACATCGTCGGCAGCAAGGCGCGGGCCGGCACCGCGGTGGCGGCCTACCAGATGATGTCCGACGTCGGCTCCATCATCGGATCGTTGGCGGTCGGGCAGATCGCCCAGTACGTGTCGTTCGGGTCGGCGTTCGTGATCAGCGGCGTCATTCTGCTGGTCGCCGCGCTTGCGTGGGTTTTCGCGCCCGAGACCCGCGGGATGGCCGCGCAAGAGCACACGCCGGCCCGTCCGTTGGGGCCGGAGGCGGGCGGTGAGCTCCCGTGA
- a CDS encoding transglutaminase-like domain-containing protein, with protein MGTHLDVDITEPAALEFQIAVAPHPGAEVAESLTFVLNGQTVFATEITGVHGNRIHKLDVGVGSLSVDYAATITGRSQPAPVTDYDLSQYLRPSRYAESDKFFGFAGYEFGRYSDTATLLETISSWVGSRLRYVPGSSDPIDGAEDTLLAGAGVCRDYAHLVVALLRAVNVPARVVAVYAPGCVPMDFHAVAEAFVNGQWYVVDATYLAPRQTLVRIATGRDAADTAFLDNHGGSITLTNMVVTATTNEPLPFDAHDELISLS; from the coding sequence GTGGGCACCCACCTCGACGTGGACATCACCGAGCCGGCCGCTCTGGAGTTCCAGATCGCCGTGGCCCCACACCCGGGCGCCGAGGTAGCGGAGTCGCTGACGTTCGTCCTGAACGGGCAAACGGTCTTCGCGACCGAGATCACCGGAGTGCACGGCAACCGGATCCACAAACTCGACGTCGGGGTCGGCAGCCTCAGCGTCGACTACGCGGCGACCATCACCGGCCGCAGCCAGCCCGCTCCGGTCACCGACTACGACCTGTCGCAGTACCTTCGGCCGAGCCGCTACGCCGAGTCGGACAAATTCTTCGGTTTCGCCGGGTACGAGTTCGGTCGATACTCCGACACCGCAACGTTATTGGAGACGATTTCGTCGTGGGTCGGGTCGCGGTTGCGCTACGTCCCGGGCAGCAGCGACCCCATCGACGGCGCCGAGGACACGCTGCTGGCCGGGGCGGGCGTATGCCGCGACTACGCTCACCTGGTCGTCGCGCTGCTTCGGGCCGTCAACGTCCCGGCCCGTGTCGTCGCGGTGTACGCGCCGGGCTGCGTACCCATGGACTTCCATGCCGTCGCCGAAGCCTTCGTGAACGGGCAGTGGTACGTCGTCGACGCCACCTACCTGGCGCCGCGCCAGACATTGGTCCGCATCGCGACCGGACGCGACGCCGCCGACACGGCCTTTCTCGACAACCACGGCGGCTCCATCACACTCACCAACATGGTCGTCACCGCGACCACCAATGAACCGCTGCCGTTCGACGCGCACGACGAGTTGATCTCGCTCAGCTGA
- the lepB gene encoding signal peptidase I, which produces MVPATALAAVLVLVTWALVLAFVGQEYRIPSVAMAPTVKPDDRVVVNKLAFRSHPPRPGDIVVLRAPAHWDVGYPSPRSANPVLRWTQDALAVFGFGAPDDHAIVTRVIAVGGQTVECRMETGVTVDGAPIAQPYLDKTALEVDPALLPCLGSAFGPVTVPAGRLWVMGDNRTHSADSRVYCAQVQAHVERGVLCTGDPAAGTVAVDDVIGLAWSVQPGGSQTR; this is translated from the coding sequence GTGGTACCGGCGACCGCGTTGGCCGCCGTGCTCGTTCTGGTCACGTGGGCGCTGGTCCTGGCGTTCGTCGGGCAGGAATACCGGATCCCGTCGGTGGCGATGGCCCCGACGGTCAAGCCCGACGACCGCGTCGTCGTCAACAAGCTCGCCTTCCGCAGCCATCCACCCCGGCCGGGTGACATCGTGGTGTTGCGCGCCCCGGCGCACTGGGACGTCGGCTATCCGTCGCCCCGGTCCGCCAATCCGGTGCTGCGCTGGACGCAGGACGCGTTGGCGGTGTTCGGCTTCGGCGCACCGGATGACCATGCGATCGTCACGCGGGTCATCGCGGTGGGCGGGCAGACCGTCGAATGCCGGATGGAAACCGGTGTCACGGTGGACGGCGCCCCGATCGCCCAGCCCTACCTGGACAAGACGGCACTGGAAGTGGATCCCGCGCTACTGCCCTGTCTGGGCAGCGCTTTCGGCCCGGTCACGGTGCCGGCGGGCAGGCTGTGGGTGATGGGCGACAACCGCACGCATTCCGCCGATTCGCGTGTCTACTGCGCCCAGGTTCAGGCTCATGTCGAGCGTGGCGTGCTGTGCACCGGTGACCCGGCGGCCGGGACCGTAGCGGTCGACGACGTCATCGGCCTGGCCTGGTCGGTGCAGCCCGGGGGCAGCCAAACCCGTTGA
- the pgm gene encoding phosphoglucomutase (alpha-D-glucose-1,6-bisphosphate-dependent): MAANPRAGTPADPSDLIDIAHVVTAYYTVVPDPEDIAQQVVFGTSGHRGSSLDGAFNEAHIVATTQAIVEYRAGQGTTGPLFIGRDTHALSEPAWASALEVLAANDVVAMIDTADRYTPTPAISHAILTFNRGREGDLADGIVVTPSHNPPRDGGFKYNPPNGGPADTDATGWIAKRANEILRDGLKDVKRVPLARALQSAQRHDYLNAYVEDLPNVVDLHAIRAQGIRIGADPLGGASVDYWGAIAERHQLDLTVVNPLVDATWRFMTLDTDGKIRMDCSSPNAMASLIANRDKYQIATGNDADSDRHGIVTPDGGLLNPNHFLAVAIDYLYTHRSGWAPDTAVGKTAVSSSIIDRVVAGLGRKLVEVPVGFKWFVDGLISGSIGFGGEESAGASFLRTDGSTWTTDKDGIILALLASEILAVTGSTPSQRYAELAGKYGAPTYARIDAPADREQKARLAKLSAEQVTATELAGEPITAKLTTAPGNGAALGGLKVTTENAWFAARPSGTEDVYKIYAESFKGAEHLAEVQQAAKELVNTVIG; encoded by the coding sequence ATGGCTGCCAATCCACGTGCCGGTACGCCGGCAGACCCATCCGACCTGATCGATATCGCACACGTGGTGACGGCGTATTACACCGTCGTGCCCGACCCCGAGGACATCGCCCAGCAGGTGGTGTTCGGGACGTCCGGGCACCGCGGCTCCAGCCTGGACGGGGCATTCAACGAGGCGCACATCGTGGCCACCACCCAGGCCATCGTCGAATATCGTGCCGGCCAGGGCACCACCGGCCCGCTGTTCATCGGCCGCGACACCCACGCCTTGAGTGAGCCGGCGTGGGCCTCGGCGCTGGAGGTGCTGGCCGCGAACGACGTGGTGGCGATGATCGACACCGCCGACCGCTACACCCCGACCCCGGCCATCAGCCACGCCATCCTGACCTTCAACCGGGGCCGGGAGGGCGACCTCGCCGACGGGATCGTCGTCACCCCGTCACACAACCCGCCCCGCGACGGCGGCTTCAAATACAACCCGCCCAACGGCGGACCCGCCGACACCGACGCCACCGGGTGGATCGCCAAGCGCGCCAACGAGATTCTGCGTGACGGCCTCAAGGACGTGAAGCGGGTGCCGCTGGCCCGGGCGCTGCAGAGCGCGCAGCGTCACGACTACCTGAACGCCTATGTCGAGGACCTGCCCAATGTGGTCGACCTGCATGCCATCCGTGCGCAGGGCATCCGGATCGGCGCGGACCCACTGGGTGGGGCCAGCGTGGACTATTGGGGTGCCATCGCCGAACGGCACCAGCTGGACTTGACGGTGGTCAATCCGCTGGTCGATGCCACCTGGCGGTTCATGACGCTGGACACCGACGGCAAGATCCGGATGGACTGCAGCTCGCCAAACGCGATGGCCTCACTCATCGCCAACCGGGACAAGTATCAGATCGCCACCGGCAACGACGCCGACTCCGACCGGCACGGCATCGTCACCCCCGACGGTGGGCTACTCAACCCGAACCACTTTCTCGCGGTGGCCATCGACTACCTGTACACCCACCGGTCGGGCTGGGCCCCAGACACGGCGGTCGGCAAGACGGCGGTGAGTTCGTCGATCATCGACCGGGTGGTCGCGGGCCTGGGCCGCAAATTGGTCGAGGTGCCGGTCGGGTTCAAATGGTTCGTCGACGGATTGATCAGCGGCTCAATCGGATTCGGGGGTGAGGAAAGCGCCGGGGCATCGTTCCTGCGCACCGACGGCAGCACCTGGACCACCGACAAGGACGGCATCATCCTGGCGCTGCTGGCCTCGGAGATCCTGGCGGTCACCGGGTCCACCCCGTCGCAGCGCTACGCGGAACTGGCCGGCAAATACGGCGCACCGACCTATGCCCGCATCGACGCACCCGCCGACCGTGAGCAGAAGGCGCGGCTGGCCAAGCTGTCGGCCGAGCAGGTCACCGCGACCGAACTGGCCGGTGAGCCGATCACCGCGAAGCTGACCACCGCACCAGGTAACGGCGCGGCCCTCGGCGGACTGAAGGTCACCACCGAGAACGCCTGGTTCGCGGCGCGGCCGTCGGGCACCGAGGACGTCTACAAGATCTACGCGGAGTCGTTCAAGGGCGCCGAGCATCTCGCCGAGGTGCAGCAGGCCGCCAAGGAGCTGGTGAATACAGTCATCGGGTGA
- a CDS encoding alkaline phosphatase family protein, with protein sequence MKCSRYIGRVGALAVFLGVGAAVTMPDWVASAEPPATSSTPADSTPAADAVATGAADPGGGTADPTGAAAPTAVLPAAALHAAATHKHRTAVADTTPKMQVSADTATTSSTHPPKKTKKPPADPSPTDAKPAPATAPARPTPAAATSATVTPTAEPAVAPSHPPTLFGEVVTAAKQLIKVALGPLVSTLPSQVPPQSPVVWTVLAWVRKEVEQNLFPHQATAAWSVTSPNLLVNPSAEVGDPSPSGTSSVTIPGWSVTGTPTVIEYGAQRRTAWPLSTPGPVWGSYPSVRPSPTDTQFFGGGNVGTSTLSQTVDLGAAASSIDAGTVPFKLSGWLGGASTDPSAASITVQFLAGDGTSLGVGKIGPVTALDRWWQCGLLQRDKSGVIPAGTRSAQVVVTLKDSNPAALGYNNAYADDVSFTVGAALPAPPPPAPPASTVGALDHVFMVYMENKGYADVVGSPNAPYINSLVETYGVATAYYALTHPSDPNYYPLLGGSDFGFNYNCPTDCFDQHNLADNIEAAQKTWAGYAQGMSPAGPYVETADYAPEELPFLAYRDIYDDPTRATAHLFPLTRLATDLSSPTTTPNFVWFAANEANNMEGPVDSVGGVLSYVVSLLTNRQYNIKAGDTFVQDTVSTIMNSTVWQDVTQKSGIFLTFDEDSNNLSVGFANEGNHVVTIVIPSPGAAAAGMRTGNFTVGGYANHYSLLRTIEDSLGLPTLTANDAYAQPMNGFWKAPVVV encoded by the coding sequence ATGAAGTGCTCACGGTATATCGGCCGCGTCGGGGCACTGGCCGTGTTCCTCGGCGTCGGCGCCGCAGTCACGATGCCGGACTGGGTGGCATCGGCCGAACCGCCGGCCACGAGCTCCACCCCTGCCGATTCCACGCCGGCCGCAGATGCGGTGGCCACCGGCGCGGCGGATCCCGGCGGGGGGACGGCGGATCCCACCGGCGCCGCGGCGCCCACCGCCGTGTTGCCCGCCGCCGCATTGCACGCGGCCGCGACGCACAAACACCGCACCGCCGTAGCGGATACCACCCCGAAGATGCAGGTCTCGGCCGACACCGCCACCACCTCGTCGACGCATCCGCCCAAGAAGACCAAGAAGCCGCCGGCCGATCCCAGCCCCACCGACGCCAAGCCCGCGCCGGCAACGGCGCCCGCCCGTCCGACACCGGCGGCGGCCACGTCGGCAACGGTGACGCCGACGGCCGAGCCTGCGGTGGCACCGTCGCATCCACCGACGCTGTTCGGCGAGGTGGTCACAGCGGCCAAACAACTCATCAAGGTGGCCCTGGGGCCCCTGGTGTCGACGCTGCCTTCGCAGGTACCCCCGCAGTCACCCGTGGTGTGGACGGTGCTGGCGTGGGTGCGAAAGGAGGTCGAACAGAATCTCTTCCCACACCAGGCGACGGCTGCCTGGTCGGTGACCAGTCCCAACCTGTTGGTGAATCCGAGTGCGGAAGTCGGTGATCCATCGCCGTCCGGCACGAGTTCGGTGACCATCCCCGGCTGGTCGGTGACCGGCACCCCGACCGTCATCGAGTACGGCGCCCAACGCCGCACCGCATGGCCCCTGTCGACACCGGGTCCGGTGTGGGGCAGCTATCCCAGCGTCCGGCCCTCACCCACCGACACGCAGTTCTTCGGCGGTGGGAACGTCGGCACATCGACCCTGTCGCAGACCGTGGACCTCGGCGCGGCAGCGTCGAGCATCGACGCCGGTACGGTGCCGTTCAAACTCAGCGGGTGGCTGGGCGGCGCATCGACCGACCCGTCCGCGGCGTCGATCACCGTGCAATTCCTGGCCGGTGACGGAACCTCCTTGGGAGTCGGCAAGATCGGGCCCGTCACCGCGCTCGATCGCTGGTGGCAGTGCGGGCTGCTCCAGCGGGACAAGTCGGGCGTCATCCCCGCCGGCACGCGCTCGGCGCAGGTGGTCGTCACGCTCAAGGATTCCAACCCCGCCGCCCTGGGCTACAACAACGCCTACGCCGACGACGTGTCCTTCACCGTCGGCGCCGCGCTGCCCGCGCCGCCGCCGCCCGCTCCCCCGGCGTCCACTGTCGGCGCGCTCGACCACGTGTTCATGGTGTACATGGAGAACAAGGGCTACGCCGATGTCGTCGGCAGCCCCAACGCCCCGTACATCAACAGCCTCGTCGAGACCTACGGCGTCGCGACGGCCTACTACGCACTGACCCACCCCAGCGACCCCAACTACTACCCGCTCCTGGGCGGATCGGACTTCGGCTTCAACTACAACTGCCCGACCGATTGTTTCGACCAGCACAATCTCGCCGACAACATCGAGGCCGCCCAGAAGACGTGGGCCGGATACGCACAGGGCATGTCACCGGCGGGACCGTACGTCGAGACCGCCGACTACGCACCCGAGGAACTGCCCTTCCTCGCCTATCGCGACATCTACGACGACCCCACCCGGGCCACGGCACACCTGTTCCCGTTGACCCGGCTGGCCACCGACCTGAGCTCGCCGACCACCACCCCGAACTTCGTCTGGTTCGCCGCCAACGAAGCCAACAACATGGAGGGCCCGGTCGATTCGGTGGGCGGCGTGTTGAGCTACGTCGTCAGCCTGCTGACCAATCGGCAGTACAACATCAAGGCAGGTGACACGTTCGTCCAGGACACCGTCTCGACGATCATGAATTCGACTGTCTGGCAAGATGTCACGCAGAAAAGCGGGATCTTCCTGACCTTCGACGAGGACAGCAACAACCTCTCGGTCGGTTTCGCCAACGAAGGCAACCACGTCGTGACGATCGTCATCCCGTCACCGGGTGCGGCGGCGGCCGGGATGCGGACCGGCAACTTCACGGTGGGCGGGTACGCCAACCACTACAGCCTGCTGCGCACCATCGAGGACTCACTCGGCCTGCCCACGCTCACCGCCAACGACGCGTACGCCCAACCGATGAACGGGTTCTGGAAGGCGCCGGTGGTCGTGTAG